In the genome of Lysobacter sp. BMK333-48F3, the window GTCTGTCTAAAAAGGCGGTTAGATCGATGCACCCAGCCCATCAGTTGATCGCACAACAGATCTCTAGTGCCGCATCTACTCCGCACTGGACTGTCTACATAACAGCTGTTGTCGTTCCCGTGGTTGCATTGATTGCAGCGTGGATCGCATTCCGGCAATCACAGATTGCGCGAAACAAGCTAAAACTTGATCTATACGACAAGCGAATCGCCATCTACGACGTGGTGCGAAAAACTCTAGGCATTGCAACAAGTCATGGAAAGCTGACTCAGGACGATGAAGTTGAGTATCTATCCGGAATTCGCACGGCGCAGTGGCTATTTGGGCCCGAGGTGGCCGAGTATCTGACAAAGACTTTGTGGCACAAAATTGTCGACTTTAGCCTGCATAACGCGATGTTATCGAGCACCGACAGGGAAGAGAGGAGCAAGCATATCCATGCTCGTGCAGAGACAATTAAGTGGCTGGTCGAGCAATACGACGAGCTCGATAAGCTCTGTGGACCATATCTACGTCTTAAACATTGATGTGGCAATTTGACGGAAGTTCGTAACTGTAGATGCGATGGTCGGTGCGATCATCTGGTCCCTCGTGGGCTTGGCTTCACGGTCGAGTTTCGTCTGTCCCGGTGGAAGCCTGAATCTTTAGTTCGGCAGCAGCTGCATCGTGGCTCGTCAGCGAAGAGGGCGTGCGGATCAACGATCCCACTGGCACAGATGCAGCAGCACGCCCGCCGGGTCGTGCACGAACACCACGCTGGCGCCGTAGTCCTGCCAGCGCGGCGGTTGCACCCGCGCCGGGGCGAAATCGCCGTCGCGCAGGACCGAGGCGACGTGCGCATGCCAGGCCGGCGCGTCGTCGACGGTCAGGTGCAGCATGGTGTTTTCGGCGACTTCCTTGATGTAGTAGTCCTGGATGTAGAAGTGCTGTTCTTCGCCCAGGCTCACCAGGGCCAGCCCGCGGTCGACGTCGCGGGTTTCCCAGCCCAGCGCGGCGTAGAAGCGCTTGGACAAGGCGAAGTCCTGCGCAGGGATGAAGGGGCGCAGGTCGGAAACGTTCAATGTGGGCACGATGGCCTCCATGCTCGGGCGCGAAAAACCGCATCGACGGATGCCGCCTTCATGCTGCGTTGCGACCGGATCGCAGCGGATCGCAGCGGATCGGATCGACGCAAGGCGACGCTGGCCGAACCTACCGGCTATCGGGCACCCGATCAAGCGCTCTGCCCCAAGCCGCTCCCCTCATGCTGGTCCCGCCCAGCCGTCCCCCCCTTTGAAAAAGGGTGAGAGCGTGCGCTTGCGAACCGCAGGTTCGCGCACGATCGAACGCCAGCCGGCTATGCCGGCTGGCCGGACGGGCAG includes:
- a CDS encoding glyoxalase; this translates as MPTLNVSDLRPFIPAQDFALSKRFYAALGWETRDVDRGLALVSLGEEQHFYIQDYYIKEVAENTMLHLTVDDAPAWHAHVASVLRDGDFAPARVQPPRWQDYGASVVFVHDPAGVLLHLCQWDR